A section of the Telopea speciosissima isolate NSW1024214 ecotype Mountain lineage chromosome 3, Tspe_v1, whole genome shotgun sequence genome encodes:
- the LOC122654395 gene encoding hydrophobic protein RCI2A-like has protein sequence MASSTAIFCEILIAILLPPLGVFLRHGCCSIEFCICLLLTLLGYIPGIIYAVYAIVVVDHDKYRSDYYEPIR, from the exons ATGGCTAGCAGTACAGCGATCTTCTGCGAGATCCTGATTGCGATTTTGCTTCCTCCGTTGGGGGTTTTCCTCCGACATGGTTGTTGCAGC ATTGAATTCTGCATTTGCTTGCTCTTGACGCTATTGGGTTACATCCCAGGCATAATTTACGCCGTCTATGCGATCGTAGTTGTTGATCACGATAAGTACCGCTCCGATTACTATGAGCCGATCAGATGA